The Mesomycoplasma ovipneumoniae genome includes a region encoding these proteins:
- the truB gene encoding tRNA pseudouridine(55) synthase TruB — translation MVTFLYKPKNVSSATFLRKWAKINSIKKAGHSGTLDPFASGLLLVATDDDTKLLPYLDQKNKTYIAQVSFGFYSTTFDIDGEIFACKSPTRVTKTALESKLLELEQLELQVPPIFSSKKISGKRAYEYARNGKDIELAPIKIKISKTILLEFNEKKQIATILWEVSKGCYIRSLANDLGKMLKTGGYLSELERVKIGNFDFSFVNLPLKIQNFLDFPQILVNLDQLIELLNGKKINYFTKDNEFIQLVFNEHLVGFGKIINNELIPKKIFGNKVKNLIKI, via the coding sequence ATGGTTACATTCCTTTATAAGCCAAAAAATGTTAGTTCTGCGACTTTTTTAAGAAAATGAGCAAAAATAAACTCAATCAAAAAAGCAGGCCACTCAGGAACTCTTGATCCTTTTGCATCTGGTTTGTTATTAGTCGCTACTGATGATGATACAAAATTATTGCCTTATTTAGATCAAAAAAACAAAACTTACATTGCCCAAGTCAGTTTCGGTTTTTATTCAACAACTTTTGATATAGATGGGGAAATTTTTGCCTGTAAATCTCCAACTCGAGTAACAAAAACAGCGCTCGAGTCCAAATTGCTAGAATTAGAACAGCTAGAATTACAGGTCCCGCCGATTTTTTCAAGTAAAAAAATTAGCGGAAAACGTGCTTATGAATATGCGCGAAATGGTAAAGATATAGAATTAGCGCCTATTAAAATAAAAATATCTAAAACCATTTTATTAGAATTTAATGAAAAAAAACAGATAGCGACAATACTCTGAGAAGTTTCAAAAGGTTGTTATATCCGTTCACTGGCTAATGATTTAGGTAAAATGCTAAAAACTGGTGGATATTTATCCGAATTAGAGCGTGTTAAAATCGGTAATTTTGATTTTTCATTTGTTAATTTGCCTTTAAAAATACAGAATTTCCTTGATTTTCCGCAAATTTTAGTCAATTTAGATCAACTTATTGAACTTTTAAATGGAAAGAAAATTAATTATTTTACCAAAGACAACGAATTTATTCAGCTTGTTTTTAATGAACATTTAGTTGGTTTTGGCAAAATAATTAATAATGAACTTATACCAAAAAAAATTTTTGGTAACAAAGTTAAAAACTTAATAAAAATTTAG